A window of Syntrophobacterales bacterium genomic DNA:
CCCTGACCTCTTCCAGGATTCTCCGGACCCCTGCCGCCTCTTCGGCAACTACCGCGGGGTGACCGTCAACCTCGATCAAAAGGAGAGCCTCCATCTGGCGGGGAAGTCCGATTGCGGCATAGTCCTCGACGCAGTTGATTGTCATTTTGTCCATAATTTCGAGGGTCGCGGGGATGATCCGGGCGGCGATGATCCTCGACACCGCCTCGCCGGCGGTGCGGATATCCCGGAAAGAGGCAAGCAGGGTGCGCTTTTCCTGGGGCGGGCTGATCAGACGGACCGTGATTTCGGTGATGATCCCGAGGGTTCCCTCGCTGCCGACGAGCAGGTCGCGCAGCGAATAGCCGGCTACATCCTTGACGCATTTCCCCCCGGTTTTGAACTCCGTCCCGTCGGCAAGGAGGCCGGTCAGGGCCATCACGTAGTTTCTGGTTACGCCGTATTTGAGGCCACGGAGCCCCCCTGCGTTTTCCGCGACGTTGCCGCCGAGCGTCGAGACGTTCTGCGAACCGGGATCGGGCGGGTAGAAAAGCCCCCGCGCAGATACGGCATTGAACAGATCAATCGTAATGACGCCCGCTTCGGCGGTGGCGGTCAGATTCTCCTCGTCGATCTCGATGATTTTATTCATCCGGGTGAGGCCGAGAACCATGCCGCCATTGATCGGGGTGCTCCCGCCGGAGAGCCCCGTTGCCGCGCCGCGGGGCGTGACAGGGAGGCCTTCTGCGCGGCTGATGGCAAGCGCCGCCCTCAGACCCTCGATATTTTCCGGAAACACTGCCACGTCGGGAAGGGC
This region includes:
- a CDS encoding FAD-binding protein, with translation MTKAVIDQLRNHVGAKNVYDEKEDLLVYGYDATPEVSALPDVAVFPENIEGLRAALAISRAEGLPVTPRGAATGLSGGSTPINGGMVLGLTRMNKIIEIDEENLTATAEAGVITIDLFNAVSARGLFYPPDPGSQNVSTLGGNVAENAGGLRGLKYGVTRNYVMALTGLLADGTEFKTGGKCVKDVAGYSLRDLLVGSEGTLGIITEITVRLISPPQEKRTLLASFRDIRTAGEAVSRIIAARIIPATLEIMDKMTINCVEDYAAIGLPRQMEALLLIEVDGHPAVVAEEAAGVRRILEEVRAAEIHQAKTPAEAARLAAARRTALSAVARVSPTTILEDATVPRSRLSETFAEIERLKEKYQVRVATFGHAGDGNLHPTALADERNRTEIEHVHAFFAELYEKVLAMGGTVSGEHGIGIAKKGYLLRQFGEGGMGVMRRIKNSFDPGGLLNPGKIFIDDASSTKVRTEGGLHA